GATAAACCACAATCAATAGCTATTGAAGCCGATATTAATAAAATTGTAACTCATCCTGAATTGGAAGAATATTACGCCAAAAATGCAACAGTATATAATGAGCGTGAAATTGTAGATGTTGATAATCAAATTTTAATTCCTGATAGATTGGTGCTTTCTGAAAATAATGAAGTTACAATTTTAGATTACAAAACAGGAAAACCATCTAAAAGTTATCATCAGCAATTATTAAAATATGAACGTGTTTTAAAATCTATTAATTATAAAGTAACTAAAAAACTACTTATATATATTAATGAAGAAATTTTGGTTGAAGAAGTTTAACAATTAACTTTGACCTTTTAAATATAAATACCATCTCGTATAATCGAGATGTAAAAATAAATATAAGATGTACGGAAAAATAAAAGAGCAATTACAACAAGAAATTCAGGAAATTAAAGATGCTGGATTGTACAAGGCAGAACGTATTATTACATCATCTCAAGATGCAGTAATAAAAATTTCTACAGGTGAAGAGGTAATCAATTTTTGTGCAAATAATTATTTAGGATTATCAAATCATCCAGAAGTAATTCAAGCAGCTAAAGATGTAATGGATACTCATGGTTTTGGAATGTCATCGGTTCGTTTTATTTGTGGAACTCAAGATATTCATAAGCAATTAGAAGAGAAAATTGCTGAATTTTACACTACAGAAGATACTATTTTATATGCAGCAGCATTTGATGCAAATGGAGGTGTTTTTGAGCCATTATTAACAAAAGAAGACGCAATTATTTCTGATAGTTTAAATCATGCATCTATTATTGATGGAGTTCGTTTGTGTAAAGCAGGTCGTTATCGTTATGATAATAATGACATGGAATCTTTAGAAGCACAGTTAATTGAAGCGAATAAACAAAATCATCGTTTTAAAATTATTGTAACTGATGGTGTTTTTTCTATGGATGGAATTGTTGCCAAACTAGATGAAATTTGTGATTTAGCAGATAAATATGATGCCTTAGTAATGGTTGATGAATGTCATGCAGCTGGTTTTATTGGTAAAACAGGTCGTGGAACTGTTGAATTGAAAAATGTAATGGATCGTGTTGATATTGTAACAGGAACTTTAGGAAAAGCACTTGGAGGTGCGATGGGTGGTTATACAACAGGTAAAAAAGAAATTATTGAAATTTTACGTCAACGTTCTCGTCCGTATTTATTTTCAAATTCTTTAGCACCTGCAATTGTAGGAGCGTCTTTAAAAGTTTTTGATTTAATTTCTGAAGATACTTCGTTTCGTGATAAATTAGAATGGAATACAAACTATTTTAGAACAGAAATGGAAAAAGCAGGGTTCGATTTAGTAGGAGCTGATGCTGCGATTGTACCTGTAATGCTATATGATGCAAAACTTTCGCAAAACATGGCAAATAAATTATTAGAAGAAGGAATTTATGTTATCGGATTTTTCTTTCCAGTAGTGCCAAAAGAAAAAGCTAGAATCCGTGTGCAGTTATCAGCAGCACATAAAAAAGAACACTTAGATAAAGCTATTGAGGCATTTACAAAAGTAGGTAAAGAATTAAATGTGATTTAATAGGTTTTAATCAAAATATATATTTGTTGTAAGTTTTTATAGAATTGCTTTTGTAAATAAGTTTTTACAACTTACATTTGCCTTATATATAAAACGAAATTTTAATTTAAATTTATTTATAATGAAACAAATCAAATTAGCTGTGATAGCTTTGTTTACGTTTGCTACTGTAGCAACTACAAACGCACAGGATTCAGATAACCCTTGGGTTGTAGGTTTTGGGATTAACACTGTAGATGTAAGAGCTTATACAGATGATTTTGGAACTAATTTAA
The Tenacibaculum pacificus DNA segment above includes these coding regions:
- the kbl gene encoding glycine C-acetyltransferase: MYGKIKEQLQQEIQEIKDAGLYKAERIITSSQDAVIKISTGEEVINFCANNYLGLSNHPEVIQAAKDVMDTHGFGMSSVRFICGTQDIHKQLEEKIAEFYTTEDTILYAAAFDANGGVFEPLLTKEDAIISDSLNHASIIDGVRLCKAGRYRYDNNDMESLEAQLIEANKQNHRFKIIVTDGVFSMDGIVAKLDEICDLADKYDALVMVDECHAAGFIGKTGRGTVELKNVMDRVDIVTGTLGKALGGAMGGYTTGKKEIIEILRQRSRPYLFSNSLAPAIVGASLKVFDLISEDTSFRDKLEWNTNYFRTEMEKAGFDLVGADAAIVPVMLYDAKLSQNMANKLLEEGIYVIGFFFPVVPKEKARIRVQLSAAHKKEHLDKAIEAFTKVGKELNVI